The genomic window TGGCGAGGAAACTTTTTGTCTTTTCGGGAACGTGTTGAAAAAAGGCTTCGCGAGGAAGAAAAGGAATATGAAGTTGAACAGTTGATGAAAGAGAAGCGAAGCGAGGAATACGAGGTTTTAGAGGAGGTTTTTGACCGTTCAACTCTAATGATCATATACGACTTCATGAATAGCGGGGTAATCGACCGAATTTATGGCGTCGTGAAAGCCGGCAAAGAAGCCCGAGTGTACTGGGGCAAAGATAAAGAAGGCAAAGGGCTTGCCATAAAAATTTACCTAACTGTTTCTGCGGAATTCCGTAAGGGGATGCTAAAATACATCGAAGGAGACCCGAGGTTTAGAAATGTGAAACATGACACTCGATCGCTGATTTTTGCGTGGGCTCAAAAAGAGTTCAAAAATCTTGAACAAGCGTTGGCAGCGGAAGTCAGAGTACCGAAACCTATCGCAGTCAGAAACAACGTACTTATCATGGAGTTCATCGGGAAAGATGGGGTAAGCGCACCTTCCATGAAGGAGCAACCTCCATCCAACCCGGAGAGAATTTACAAAATCCTAATAACTTACCTTGAAAGACTTTACAGGAAGGCGGGGCTTGTTCACGGAGACTTAAGCGAATACAACATCATGATCTGGAGAGGTTTACCTGTGCTTTTTGACATGGCGCAGGCCGTTCCGATTTCGCATCCACTAGCAAACTTCCTCTTGAATAGGGATATCGCTAACTTAAACAGATTTTTCAATCGTTTAGGCGTGAACACCTTGTCAGCTGAAGAAGTTTACAGGAGAGTTACAGGCCATGGCTCAACCTAGCACTTTTGTAAGGATACCTAAAGAGCGGATCGGCGTACTGATCGGGCAAGGTGGCGAAACAAAGAAAGCTATTGAAAACATGCTTTCAGTTACTCTCCAAGTAGAGAGTGACACAGGCGGCGTAACAATAATACTTTCAGAGAAGGCAGAAGACCCCTCTGTGCTTTTGAGGGCTAAAGATGTAGTGACCGCCATTGGAAGAGGTTTCTCTCCTGAACATGCGTTTAAACTCATTCACGATGAAGAAGCCATCTTAGACATAATAGACTTAAGGACAATTTTTGGAAGATCCGAATCTGACATTAGACGCGTCAAGGGACGAATTATCGGGATGGAAGGAAAAACAAGAAGGATAATAGAAGAGTTAACGGATACCCACATAGCTGTTTACGGCCACACGGCTAGCATCATTGGAAAAATCGAAAACGCCCAAATCGCAAGGGAAGCAATTCAGATGCTTATTCAAGGAAGCCAACACGCCACAGTCTACAAGTTCCTCCACAAAAAACGCAGAGAGCTCAAAAAAAGCATGCTCGAACTTTGGGAGAAACCAGAGTAAATTCGGAGAAATCAGAATATGGCTGGATAAGACTCTCTATTTTCTGGAGGTATGCTTCTCCTTAGGGATAATATATATTCTTCAAATACGCGGATTTCGGCGGCAATATTTTCTTCTTTTTGTTCTAGCAACCTTTACGTGTAATTAATTGTAAGGTGGCATGAAATGTGATCATAATATGAAGCGCTTTATAAATAATGCACAAGCCCACTTGTAGTTTGGAAAATTTAGTTTAGAGAAAAGTATGAACCCGAGAAAACCTTTTTAGAAAACTTCACCGCTATGGTTCAGTTAATGCTTCGCTGGTTGAAAATATGGACGTGTTCGAAGCGATAAAAGGTAGAAGAAGTGTTAGAAAGTATAAAAGTAAAAAAGTCGACAGGGAACTCATCAAAAAATTGTTAGAGGCTGCTCGATGGGCGCCTTCTGGAGGAAACATTCAACCATGGGTATTTATAGTGATTGAAGATCCAAAGTTGCTTGATTTAGTGCGAAAAGTTTCTCCGGGATATTTTGGAGAAGCCCCTCTTGCAATACTTGTCTGCTCGAATAGGGAGAGATCCTACAAAGTCGGAGGTCCTCTTGCAAGAGATTACCTCACGATATGTGACTGCGCAATGGCTGTGCAAAATATGCTCTTGGCGGCGTATGCCCTTGGCTTAGGAACATGTGTTG from Candidatus Bathyarchaeota archaeon includes these protein-coding regions:
- a CDS encoding serine protein kinase RIO gives rise to the protein MKEKRSEEYEVLEEVFDRSTLMIIYDFMNSGVIDRIYGVVKAGKEARVYWGKDKEGKGLAIKIYLTVSAEFRKGMLKYIEGDPRFRNVKHDTRSLIFAWAQKEFKNLEQALAAEVRVPKPIAVRNNVLIMEFIGKDGVSAPSMKEQPPSNPERIYKILITYLERLYRKAGLVHGDLSEYNIMIWRGLPVLFDMAQAVPISHPLANFLLNRDIANLNRFFNRLGVNTLSAEEVYRRVTGHGST
- a CDS encoding RNA-processing protein (similar to yeast Dim2p protein that is essential for 40S ribosomal subunit; structural studies show binding to 3' end of 16S rRNA in complex with archaeal IF2 alpha), encoding MAQPSTFVRIPKERIGVLIGQGGETKKAIENMLSVTLQVESDTGGVTIILSEKAEDPSVLLRAKDVVTAIGRGFSPEHAFKLIHDEEAILDIIDLRTIFGRSESDIRRVKGRIIGMEGKTRRIIEELTDTHIAVYGHTASIIGKIENAQIAREAIQMLIQGSQHATVYKFLHKKRRELKKSMLELWEKPE
- a CDS encoding nitroreductase family protein; its protein translation is MDVFEAIKGRRSVRKYKSKKVDRELIKKLLEAARWAPSGGNIQPWVFIVIEDPKLLDLVRKVSPGYFGEAPLAILVCSNRERSYKVGGPLARDYLTICDCAMAVQNMLLAAYALGLGTCVVKSFSHPAIKELLAIPEGIEPELLVIVGYPDQTPKPPPKLPLKEIVHLNGYGKKFSDLEE